A window of Fodinibius salinus contains these coding sequences:
- a CDS encoding integron integrase, giving the protein MRKEIRRRNYSYRTEKAYTKWVVRFIKYYELTHPTELAEDEVVTYLNYLANERTVAASTQNQALCALLFLYKHVLNEPLKELDSLERAKKPKKLPVVLTPKEVQKLLDHIDGVKKLIVELLYGAGLRISECLRLRYMDLDFDYNQIQIRSGKGKKDRITIMPQVCKKRLKEQRQKVTILHKKDCKKGFGRTLLPKALAQKFKGADRELKWQYLFPSPRRAKDPRSGLVHRHHISNTTIQRAVKKAVRLAKIEKHATCHTLRHSFATHLLENGYDIRTVQELLGHKNVKTTMMYTHVIKNKGSVVQSPIDS; this is encoded by the coding sequence ATGCGCAAAGAAATCAGGAGACGGAATTACAGCTATCGCACAGAAAAGGCATACACAAAATGGGTAGTACGTTTTATAAAATACTATGAATTGACGCACCCAACTGAGCTTGCAGAAGATGAAGTGGTCACCTATCTAAATTATTTGGCTAATGAACGGACAGTAGCAGCTTCTACACAAAACCAAGCACTATGTGCACTCCTTTTTTTATATAAACATGTACTCAATGAGCCATTGAAGGAATTGGACAGCTTAGAGCGGGCTAAAAAGCCTAAAAAGTTACCGGTTGTCTTAACGCCAAAAGAGGTCCAAAAACTCCTGGATCATATTGACGGTGTTAAAAAGCTTATTGTTGAACTCTTATATGGGGCAGGATTAAGAATTTCTGAATGTCTGCGGTTGCGGTATATGGATCTTGATTTTGACTATAATCAAATACAGATACGGTCTGGAAAGGGTAAGAAAGATCGTATTACCATTATGCCACAAGTTTGTAAAAAGAGACTTAAAGAGCAGCGGCAAAAAGTTACTATACTGCATAAGAAGGATTGTAAAAAGGGATTCGGCCGAACACTACTTCCTAAGGCATTGGCACAAAAGTTCAAAGGAGCAGATCGAGAACTTAAATGGCAATACTTGTTCCCGTCGCCAAGGAGGGCAAAGGACCCACGGTCTGGGTTGGTCCATCGACATCATATCTCAAATACTACAATACAGCGCGCGGTTAAAAAGGCTGTTCGGTTGGCTAAAATTGAAAAACATGCTACTTGTCATACGTTGCGACACAGTTTTGCAACCCACTTGCTGGAAAATGGCTATGATATCCGAACGGTACAAGAGCTGTTAGGGCACAAAAACGTTAAAACGACTATGATGTACACGCATGTTATTAAAAACAAAGGGAGCGTGGTACAATCTCCTATTGATAGTTAA
- the deoC gene encoding deoxyribose-phosphate aldolase, whose protein sequence is MDTLDLGQVKAVDQVGVEERVARLNSRSIKKESKIQALTLALSMVDLTTLAGMDTPGKVTQLCQKAKEPHAELPELPSVAAVCVYPNMVKVAQKALRGTDINIASVSTSFPSGMNTLEAKIEETQKVVRDGADEVDMVISRGEFLKGNYEYVYDEIVAIKEACGEAHLKVILETGELQTYENVRKASKLAMQAGADFIKTSTGKMSPAATQPVTLVMLEAIRDYYYNTDRMVGMKPAGGIRKAKQAIQYLILVKETLGSQWLTPDYFRFGASSLVNDLLMQIVKQKTGVYQSPDYFSND, encoded by the coding sequence TTGGATACCTTAGATTTAGGTCAGGTTAAAGCTGTTGACCAAGTGGGTGTTGAAGAGCGTGTAGCCCGCCTCAATAGCCGAAGTATTAAAAAAGAGTCAAAGATTCAGGCACTTACTCTGGCTTTGAGCATGGTGGATTTGACCACTTTAGCCGGCATGGATACCCCCGGAAAGGTGACTCAACTTTGCCAAAAAGCCAAAGAACCGCATGCGGAGTTGCCGGAGCTACCTTCTGTAGCTGCAGTTTGTGTTTATCCCAACATGGTGAAAGTTGCCCAAAAGGCACTTCGTGGTACCGATATAAACATCGCCAGTGTCTCTACCTCCTTCCCCAGCGGCATGAATACCCTGGAAGCCAAAATTGAGGAAACCCAAAAAGTAGTAAGAGACGGGGCCGATGAGGTAGATATGGTAATATCGCGGGGAGAGTTTTTAAAAGGCAACTATGAATACGTATATGATGAAATTGTGGCTATCAAAGAAGCATGCGGAGAAGCTCATTTGAAAGTCATTTTAGAAACCGGCGAACTGCAGACCTACGAAAATGTCCGCAAGGCAAGCAAGTTGGCCATGCAGGCTGGGGCTGACTTCATCAAAACGTCGACAGGAAAGATGAGTCCTGCAGCCACCCAACCGGTGACCTTAGTAATGCTGGAAGCCATTCGCGACTACTATTACAATACCGACCGCATGGTGGGGATGAAACCCGCCGGCGGAATCCGCAAAGCCAAACAGGCTATACAATACCTTATACTTGTAAAAGAAACACTGGGTTCGCAGTGGCTTACACCTGATTATTTTCGATTTGGAGCAAGTTCATTAGTCAACGACTTGTTAATGCAGATCGTTAAGCAGAAGACGGGCGTATATCAGAGTCCGGATTATTTTTCTAATGATTAA
- a CDS encoding site-specific integrase, protein MSKSTLLSKIRTEIRRRNYSYQTEQAYTKWVVRFAKYHDLTHPKEMGEEEVVAYLNYLAHEQSVAASTQNQALCSILFLYEHVLQQPLEKLNNFKRADKPSVI, encoded by the coding sequence ATGTCGAAATCTACGCTGCTCAGTAAAATCCGCACGGAAATCCGACGCAGAAATTATAGCTACCAAACCGAGCAAGCATATACCAAATGGGTGGTACGGTTTGCTAAATATCACGACTTAACACATCCGAAAGAGATGGGAGAGGAGGAGGTAGTCGCTTATCTAAATTACCTGGCTCATGAGCAATCGGTGGCTGCATCTACACAAAATCAGGCGCTCTGCAGCATACTCTTCTTATATGAGCACGTTCTGCAGCAACCGTTAGAAAAGCTAAATAATTTTAAGCGAGCTGATAAACCAAGCGTAATCTAG
- a CDS encoding aldehyde dehydrogenase family protein, with protein MSDRVEVLKTYKTYIGGNFPRTESGRHYEVYDGDGEILANACQCSRKDVRDAVVEARNAFEDWNGRSAYNRGQILYRIAEMLEMRKAQFVDELETVGYKTKKAEAEVNASIDRLIYYAGWSDKYQQVFGSINPVASNHFNFSMPEPMGVVNIWAPEERPLLGLISVMAPVIVGGNTCVILASEKYPLSAVSFAEVLHSSDVPGGVVNILTGYRDELLEHMTTHMDVNAFFYTDEIEQEKRKQIDEHGTLNLKRIRYTPITDWQSEEAESPYFITDFQETKTTWHPVGL; from the coding sequence ATGTCTGATCGAGTTGAAGTGTTAAAAACGTATAAAACATATATTGGCGGCAATTTTCCTCGTACAGAATCGGGGCGCCATTACGAAGTTTATGACGGGGATGGAGAAATACTGGCAAATGCTTGCCAGTGTTCCCGCAAAGATGTCCGTGATGCTGTTGTAGAGGCGCGTAATGCTTTTGAAGATTGGAATGGTCGTTCAGCCTATAACCGGGGACAAATTTTATATCGTATTGCAGAAATGCTGGAAATGCGTAAAGCCCAATTTGTTGATGAGCTGGAGACCGTTGGCTATAAAACAAAAAAAGCCGAAGCCGAGGTAAATGCATCTATCGACCGACTCATCTACTATGCCGGATGGTCGGATAAGTACCAACAAGTATTTGGCAGCATTAATCCGGTGGCCAGCAACCACTTTAACTTTTCGATGCCCGAACCGATGGGTGTTGTCAATATCTGGGCGCCAGAAGAACGACCGCTATTAGGATTAATTTCAGTAATGGCTCCTGTTATTGTAGGTGGGAATACGTGTGTTATTCTTGCGTCCGAAAAATATCCTCTTTCTGCCGTCAGTTTTGCCGAAGTTTTGCATTCTTCTGATGTACCAGGCGGCGTAGTTAATATTTTAACCGGTTACCGCGATGAGTTACTGGAACATATGACTACTCACATGGATGTTAATGCGTTTTTCTACACGGATGAAATTGAACAAGAAAAACGGAAACAAATTGATGAGCATGGCACTTTAAATCTTAAGCGGATTCGATATACGCCCATAACCGATTGGCAAAGCGAAGAAGCAGAATCCCCTTATTTTATTACTGACTTTCAAGAAACAAAAACCACTTGGCACCCTGTTGGACTTTAA
- a CDS encoding SPOR domain-containing protein has translation MDFKNFMIDFRYLAVLFIIITIGFIAGCSTTKQPQSSEVSPKTTTDSTAETGSISELQQLLNNNRSSLSDVYLSQKHDMPKQFTQKASESSVNKNPFNGFRVQILSSRDVEVADSLAASFRAWADTTINGYNPRTYVSFNQPYFKVRIGDFQVRDKANTFSKLIKEHYPKSWVVHDRINPSDVPADTARITTEQE, from the coding sequence TTGGACTTTAAAAACTTTATGATTGATTTTCGTTATTTAGCTGTCCTTTTCATCATCATTACTATTGGTTTTATAGCCGGTTGTTCTACCACTAAACAACCCCAATCATCGGAGGTATCACCAAAAACTACTACAGATAGCACCGCAGAGACCGGAAGCATATCAGAACTTCAACAACTACTTAACAACAATCGGAGTAGTTTAAGTGACGTTTATTTGTCTCAAAAGCATGATATGCCTAAACAATTTACCCAGAAGGCAAGCGAATCTTCGGTAAACAAAAATCCATTTAATGGTTTCCGTGTTCAGATCCTGTCGAGTAGAGATGTCGAAGTAGCTGATTCTTTGGCTGCTTCATTTCGGGCGTGGGCAGACACAACTATAAACGGCTATAATCCCAGAACATATGTATCATTTAATCAGCCTTATTTTAAGGTTCGCATTGGCGACTTTCAGGTCAGAGATAAGGCCAATACGTTTTCCAAACTAATCAAAGAGCACTATCCTAAATCGTGGGTAGTACATGATCGTATCAACCCATCAGATGTCCCCGCGGATACTGCAAGAATAACTACTGAGCAAGAATAA
- a CDS encoding HNH endonuclease, translated as MNWIFQGNPKRFDIDDYLSRYSFIYWTANQLTDQMQLGDQIFIWRAGNQSGAIAKGEISELPKERSEIKNKEALGHDLWTDQEDEPSTTKVGIKVFEARLTPEEGMILRSEIKDHPKFSSAHIITAPQGTVFNLQKSEFNFLNSLWNFENSEVEGSAKNLSVYEGAKSLHKHYKRERNQKIIDEKKSQFKKDNGTVFCEVCSFNFKEKYPNELAEDFIEVHHLNPISDRKEEVKTTLDDLILICANCHRMVHRTQDAKRNLKKLKAHFTQNV; from the coding sequence ATGAATTGGATTTTTCAAGGTAATCCGAAGCGTTTTGACATCGATGATTATTTAAGTCGATATTCCTTTATTTACTGGACTGCAAATCAGTTAACTGATCAAATGCAACTTGGCGATCAAATTTTCATCTGGAGAGCTGGTAATCAATCAGGAGCAATTGCAAAAGGCGAAATATCAGAGTTACCTAAAGAAAGATCTGAAATTAAGAACAAAGAAGCTCTTGGTCATGATTTATGGACGGATCAAGAAGATGAACCTTCAACAACAAAAGTTGGAATTAAGGTTTTTGAAGCTCGTTTAACACCTGAAGAAGGCATGATTTTACGAAGTGAAATTAAAGATCATCCGAAATTTTCTTCTGCTCACATAATTACAGCTCCACAAGGAACAGTATTTAACCTCCAAAAAAGTGAATTTAACTTCTTGAATTCACTTTGGAATTTTGAAAATTCAGAAGTAGAAGGATCTGCTAAAAATTTATCTGTTTATGAAGGTGCAAAATCACTTCATAAACATTACAAGAGAGAGCGCAATCAAAAAATCATTGATGAAAAGAAAAGTCAGTTCAAGAAAGATAACGGAACTGTATTTTGTGAAGTTTGCTCTTTTAACTTTAAGGAGAAATATCCTAATGAACTTGCAGAAGACTTCATTGAAGTTCATCACCTAAATCCAATAAGTGATAGAAAAGAAGAAGTAAAAACAACGTTAGATGATCTCATCCTTATTTGTGCAAATTGTCATCGAATGGTTCATCGAACTCAAGATGCCAAGAGAAACCTTAAAAAATTAAAAGCCCATTTTACGCAAAATGTCTAA
- the rimK gene encoding 30S ribosomal protein S6--L-glutamate ligase, whose translation MHIVVLSRNSKLYSTSRLTEAIKKAGHEATVLDHLKCDIVSEKDNPCIYYRGTKVTGVDAVIPRIGASVTFYGSAVVRQFEMMNVFTAVESQALVRSRDKLRSLQIMARAGVGMPKTVFTNYSTEVRKIIDSVGGPPLIVKLLEGTQGVGVVLAPTFKAAESMIQAFHSMKARVIVQEFIEEAKGEDIRAFVVDGKVVGAMKRKGVEGEFRSNIHRGGSGELIKLTEEERRAALIAARAMGLSVAGVDMLQSQRGPLVLEVNSSPGLEGIETATGKNIAGRIISFVERKAAEIKENPPERDNLTRNA comes from the coding sequence ATGCATATTGTTGTCCTTTCGCGAAATTCAAAATTATACTCAACTTCCCGGCTTACCGAGGCGATTAAAAAAGCAGGCCATGAGGCTACGGTTTTAGATCACCTTAAATGTGATATTGTAAGCGAAAAAGACAATCCTTGTATCTATTATCGAGGAACCAAAGTAACGGGTGTAGATGCCGTAATTCCACGAATCGGTGCTTCAGTAACCTTTTATGGTTCAGCTGTTGTCCGGCAGTTTGAGATGATGAATGTTTTTACGGCTGTGGAATCGCAAGCACTGGTGCGCTCACGAGATAAGCTGCGCAGCTTGCAAATTATGGCCCGTGCAGGGGTGGGAATGCCCAAAACAGTATTTACCAACTATTCTACTGAGGTTCGAAAAATTATTGATTCGGTAGGCGGTCCGCCGCTGATTGTGAAGCTGCTGGAAGGAACTCAGGGCGTTGGCGTTGTATTGGCTCCTACATTTAAAGCAGCAGAGTCAATGATTCAGGCTTTCCACAGCATGAAGGCCAGGGTAATTGTGCAGGAGTTTATTGAAGAGGCTAAAGGCGAAGATATCCGTGCTTTTGTTGTGGATGGTAAAGTGGTGGGCGCTATGAAGCGCAAGGGCGTAGAGGGCGAATTTCGCTCAAACATTCACCGCGGAGGCAGTGGCGAGCTTATTAAGCTTACTGAAGAAGAACGGCGGGCAGCACTTATTGCCGCCCGGGCGATGGGATTATCCGTTGCGGGCGTAGATATGTTACAGTCGCAACGCGGCCCGCTGGTCCTTGAGGTTAACTCATCGCCGGGACTCGAAGGCATTGAAACAGCGACAGGCAAAAATATTGCCGGCCGCATTATCTCTTTTGTTGAACGCAAGGCCGCTGAAATAAAGGAAAATCCTCCAGAACGAGACAATCTCACACGTAATGCCTGA
- a CDS encoding adenine phosphoribosyltransferase — protein sequence MDEVKQQIITLLKDNIRKIPDFPKPGIQFKDITPLLQNADTLELTSRVLARPFWRKDIDFVIGLESRGFLFGTQLAENLHAGFVPIRKPGKLPAETISVTYQLEYGEDQLEIHKDAFSDGARILIHDDLIATGGSAKAATQLVEELGGKVVGYSFIIELAALEGLKKLNNDAQTEVLLSLD from the coding sequence ATGGATGAGGTAAAACAACAAATAATCACCTTGCTGAAAGATAACATTCGTAAAATACCGGATTTCCCCAAGCCGGGTATTCAGTTCAAAGATATTACTCCGCTGTTACAAAATGCGGACACGCTGGAACTTACATCACGGGTGTTGGCTCGTCCGTTTTGGCGTAAGGATATTGATTTTGTAATCGGTTTAGAGTCCCGTGGCTTTTTGTTTGGAACGCAATTAGCGGAGAACCTGCATGCCGGCTTTGTTCCCATCCGAAAACCGGGCAAGCTGCCTGCTGAAACAATATCAGTAACGTATCAGCTTGAGTACGGGGAGGATCAGCTGGAAATACATAAAGATGCTTTTTCTGATGGTGCGCGAATCCTTATCCATGATGATCTCATTGCCACCGGCGGATCTGCAAAGGCGGCAACACAACTGGTTGAAGAACTCGGCGGTAAGGTCGTCGGCTATTCTTTTATTATTGAACTGGCCGCTTTAGAGGGCCTCAAAAAGTTAAATAATGATGCCCAAACAGAAGTACTCCTTTCATTGGATTAG
- the tadA gene encoding tRNA adenosine(34) deaminase TadA has product MSSSITGTKKHLRFMQQAFLLAEQAYDEEEIPVGAVIVKDNHIIGKGYNQSERLADATAHAEMLAISAACSTLEEKYLQDCTLYVTLEPCPMCAGALVWSKIDTVVYGAQDANAGSCGSAFNLSTNDKLNHQINVIQGIMEDDCEHLLQSFFEVRR; this is encoded by the coding sequence ATGAGTTCCAGTATTACCGGCACCAAAAAGCATCTGCGATTTATGCAGCAGGCTTTTTTGTTAGCCGAACAAGCCTATGATGAAGAAGAGATTCCCGTAGGTGCTGTCATCGTCAAAGACAATCACATCATTGGCAAAGGATACAATCAATCCGAGCGGCTGGCCGATGCTACCGCCCATGCCGAGATGTTGGCTATATCCGCGGCCTGCTCTACCCTTGAGGAAAAGTACCTGCAGGACTGTACGCTTTATGTGACTTTAGAGCCCTGCCCTATGTGCGCCGGTGCGCTGGTGTGGTCTAAAATTGATACCGTGGTTTATGGTGCTCAGGATGCAAATGCCGGAAGCTGTGGGAGTGCTTTTAACCTTTCAACAAATGATAAGTTAAATCACCAAATTAATGTTATACAAGGAATTATGGAGGATGATTGTGAACATTTATTGCAGTCTTTTTTTGAAGTGCGTAGATGA
- a CDS encoding ATP-dependent zinc protease family protein, with protein MAQGKNKLKVIGRLEHIDFPDWGLSEIEAKIDTGAYTSSLHCHHIKRIEENGEELVTFHLLDPSHEIYEDKLFKLPIHRKKTVKSSNGSTEERYVIQTNIRIFDVTFTARFSLTDRSEMRYPVLLGRKLLNSRFLVDVSQKHLSTKNHK; from the coding sequence ATGGCGCAAGGCAAGAATAAGTTAAAAGTCATAGGACGGCTCGAACACATCGACTTTCCGGATTGGGGATTGTCAGAGATCGAAGCCAAGATAGATACCGGAGCTTATACTTCAAGCTTACACTGCCACCATATAAAGCGCATTGAAGAGAACGGGGAAGAACTCGTTACCTTTCACCTGCTTGACCCATCTCACGAAATTTATGAGGATAAGCTTTTTAAACTCCCTATACACCGTAAAAAAACCGTTAAGAGTTCTAACGGATCTACAGAAGAACGGTATGTGATACAAACAAATATTCGTATTTTTGATGTAACGTTTACCGCTCGATTTTCGCTTACCGACCGATCGGAAATGCGTTACCCGGTACTGCTGGGACGAAAATTACTCAACAGCCGCTTTCTGGTTGATGTATCCCAAAAACATTTGTCAACAAAAAATCACAAGTAA
- a CDS encoding aldehyde dehydrogenase family protein, which produces MDDEKQTADAETVEKGFKPSSPNSKLDFNGFWEYDDAPQSTDSVDIEEQYNLFIDGEFVSPTKGRYFESINPATEQSLTSFAEATKQDVDNAVEAARKAFEGSWSTISAKERGKYIFRLARLIKERAREFAILESMDGGKPIRESRDVDVPLAAAHFFYYAGWADKLEYAFPARKAEPLGVAGQIIPWNFPLLMLAWKIAPALATGNTVVLKPAESTSLTALKFAELCRDAGLPDGVVNIVTGAGQTGSQIVNHDDIDKIAFTGSTKVGKIIKKSLAGTDTKYTLELGGKGPNIIFEDAPIDQAVEGIINAIFFNQGHVCCAGSRLFVQEGIADEVIQKLRDRMETLIVGDPLDKNTDIGAINSEQQYNKINEYLEVGVNEGADMYQNSCELPEKGYYCRPTLFTNVSQSNKIVQEEIFGPVLTIQTFRTVEEGIEKANNTPYGLAGGVWTDKGSKIFNVSSNIRNGIVWANTYNKFDPTSPFGGYKESGEGREGGLHGLYPYVKLK; this is translated from the coding sequence ATGGATGACGAAAAACAAACTGCTGATGCCGAAACGGTGGAAAAAGGGTTTAAACCTTCATCGCCCAACAGTAAGCTCGATTTTAATGGATTCTGGGAATATGATGATGCTCCACAAAGTACCGATTCTGTCGATATAGAAGAACAGTATAATTTATTTATAGACGGAGAATTTGTAAGTCCTACTAAGGGAAGATATTTCGAATCTATAAATCCCGCTACTGAACAGTCATTAACATCCTTTGCTGAAGCAACCAAACAGGATGTGGATAATGCTGTTGAGGCAGCGCGTAAAGCCTTTGAAGGAAGCTGGTCAACCATATCAGCCAAAGAGCGTGGTAAATATATATTTCGCCTTGCTCGCTTAATTAAAGAACGGGCTCGTGAATTTGCCATCCTTGAATCGATGGACGGTGGTAAGCCTATTAGAGAATCTCGTGATGTGGATGTACCGTTAGCTGCTGCGCATTTTTTCTACTATGCCGGCTGGGCTGATAAACTGGAATATGCCTTCCCTGCCCGCAAGGCTGAGCCTTTAGGTGTGGCAGGACAGATTATTCCCTGGAACTTTCCACTGCTGATGCTGGCATGGAAAATTGCTCCTGCCCTTGCTACAGGCAATACTGTGGTGCTCAAGCCTGCCGAGTCTACTTCTTTGACAGCCTTAAAGTTTGCTGAACTCTGTAGGGACGCCGGACTGCCGGATGGGGTTGTTAACATTGTGACCGGTGCCGGACAAACAGGTTCGCAAATCGTCAATCACGATGACATCGATAAAATTGCGTTTACCGGATCTACAAAAGTCGGAAAGATTATCAAAAAATCACTGGCCGGAACGGATACCAAATATACATTAGAACTTGGCGGTAAGGGACCCAACATTATTTTTGAGGATGCCCCTATTGACCAAGCTGTGGAAGGCATTATTAATGCGATATTCTTTAACCAGGGGCATGTTTGCTGTGCCGGTTCCCGCCTGTTTGTACAGGAAGGTATTGCCGATGAAGTTATACAAAAACTCCGCGACCGCATGGAGACACTTATTGTCGGGGATCCACTGGATAAAAATACAGATATTGGTGCTATTAACTCTGAACAGCAATACAATAAAATAAATGAATATCTGGAGGTTGGCGTTAATGAAGGGGCTGACATGTATCAGAACTCTTGTGAGCTACCCGAAAAAGGATACTACTGCCGCCCTACCCTGTTTACGAATGTCAGCCAATCCAACAAAATTGTGCAGGAAGAAATTTTCGGTCCTGTACTCACTATCCAAACATTCCGGACGGTTGAAGAGGGAATCGAAAAAGCTAACAATACGCCTTATGGATTGGCCGGTGGCGTATGGACTGACAAAGGATCCAAGATATTTAATGTGAGCAGTAATATTCGCAATGGCATTGTCTGGGCTAATACGTACAATAAGTTTGATCCCACTTCTCCCTTTGGAGGATATAAAGAAAGCGGTGAAGGCCGCGAAGGTGGGTTGCACGGACTGTATCCATACGTAAAATTAAAATAG
- a CDS encoding DUF4177 domain-containing protein, whose product MRRYKIVPFSTGCFTGNLDHNQMEQVINQAAEKGWELERTIHETRSIAIIFSKETHFLIFSREA is encoded by the coding sequence ATGAGACGATACAAAATAGTCCCATTTTCAACTGGTTGTTTTACTGGCAATCTTGACCATAACCAGATGGAACAAGTTATTAATCAAGCCGCTGAAAAAGGATGGGAATTGGAAAGAACTATTCATGAAACAAGATCAATTGCAATTATTTTCAGCAAAGAAACTCACTTCTTAATCTTTTCAAGAGAAGCATAA
- a CDS encoding MgtC/SapB family protein, translating into MMPNILSGYELVFLIDVVLSLLAGFSIGAERESRGKDAGISTHSLVITGAMLFTFLSMRVDPSSQSRIAAQVVTGIGFLGAGLILKEGATVKNLTTAASIWFAGAIGMSFGFGYHVIGIIATVISGIIPRLAHLSRRNQRPKENKD; encoded by the coding sequence ATGATGCCAAATATCTTATCGGGATATGAATTAGTATTCCTTATCGATGTCGTCTTATCTCTCCTGGCGGGTTTTAGTATTGGAGCTGAACGAGAATCCAGAGGCAAGGATGCAGGTATAAGTACCCACAGCCTGGTCATTACCGGTGCTATGCTTTTTACTTTTTTATCGATGAGAGTAGATCCTTCCTCACAATCCCGTATAGCAGCACAAGTTGTAACGGGCATTGGCTTTTTGGGTGCCGGATTAATACTCAAAGAAGGTGCGACAGTAAAAAATCTAACCACGGCAGCCAGTATATGGTTCGCGGGAGCAATCGGCATGAGCTTTGGGTTTGGATATCACGTTATTGGAATCATTGCCACTGTTATTTCAGGTATTATTCCCAGGCTAGCTCACCTTAGCAGAAGAAATCAAAGACCGAAAGAAAATAAAGATTGA
- a CDS encoding succinylglutamate desuccinylase/aspartoacylase family protein, translating to MPDTITINNHSIGLGEEQEIQLNIARLPTYTNIDLPVHVYRAEEDGPVLLLTGGLHGDELNGIEIIRRMVYEGILRPDKGSVIALPLVNVYGFIQNVRGLPDGKDINRSFPGVKGGSLARLLAHTLMNKIIPEIDVGIDFHTGGAARANYPQIRCDLDVDRNKELAKAFAPPFVVNSSPIDKSFRKAAHKKDKNIIVFETGESTRFDEFGIEQGINGTIRLMQHLGIKEEAPEAEHETELYHKTTWVRAKYAGLFKPKINLGDKVSKRQVLGHITDPYGNERFRSDCPRDGRVIGLNYAPVVHKGDALLHLAYK from the coding sequence ATGCCTGATACAATAACTATTAACAATCATTCTATCGGGCTGGGAGAGGAGCAAGAAATTCAGTTGAATATTGCCCGATTACCTACCTATACCAATATTGACTTGCCGGTACACGTCTATCGGGCCGAAGAGGATGGACCTGTGCTTTTACTTACTGGCGGACTCCACGGTGATGAACTAAATGGTATTGAAATTATCCGCCGTATGGTCTATGAGGGTATTTTACGTCCCGACAAAGGCAGCGTAATTGCACTACCGCTGGTTAATGTTTATGGGTTTATCCAAAATGTACGCGGCCTGCCCGACGGCAAGGATATAAACCGCAGTTTTCCCGGCGTAAAGGGCGGTTCGCTGGCCCGATTGCTTGCTCATACGTTAATGAATAAGATTATTCCCGAAATTGATGTAGGGATTGACTTCCATACCGGTGGCGCTGCACGGGCTAATTATCCACAAATTCGCTGCGATCTCGATGTAGATCGTAATAAAGAACTGGCTAAAGCCTTTGCTCCGCCATTTGTGGTAAACTCTTCTCCCATAGATAAATCATTTCGCAAGGCCGCCCATAAAAAGGACAAAAATATTATTGTCTTTGAAACAGGGGAGTCCACCCGTTTTGATGAATTTGGTATTGAACAGGGCATTAATGGTACGATAAGGCTGATGCAACACCTTGGGATTAAAGAAGAAGCACCCGAAGCGGAACATGAAACTGAACTCTATCACAAAACAACCTGGGTGCGGGCAAAGTATGCGGGACTTTTTAAACCTAAAATCAACTTGGGCGATAAAGTTTCAAAGCGACAGGTATTGGGGCACATTACTGATCCCTATGGCAATGAACGTTTTAGGTCTGATTGTCCACGTGATGGACGCGTCATAGGACTCAATTATGCACCCGTGGTTCATAAGGGCGATGCTCTCTTGCATCTGGCCTATAAATAA
- the yidD gene encoding membrane protein insertion efficiency factor YidD: MLNTLAILFIKLYQARPKRRSFGVCKFEPTCSEYSKQCFKRFSFWKAIKLARDRLHRCNANLPKEIDHPPKS; this comes from the coding sequence ATGCTAAATACGTTGGCAATTTTATTCATTAAACTCTATCAAGCTAGACCCAAGAGACGTTCGTTCGGAGTTTGCAAATTTGAACCAACTTGCTCGGAATATTCGAAACAATGTTTCAAACGATTTTCTTTTTGGAAAGCTATCAAACTTGCGAGAGATAGATTACATCGATGTAATGCTAATCTCCCAAAAGAAATAGATCATCCACCTAAATCTTAA